Below is a genomic region from Colius striatus isolate bColStr4 chromosome 29, bColStr4.1.hap1, whole genome shotgun sequence.
gctcctcctgtgccacagccctgccagcgCTGTGACCTGCTTGGGCATCGCCCTCCATGGCGGCCTCGGGGCTGCGCTGGGTGATCCCCGGCGCCGGGGGGTTGCCGGTGCCGTTTCCCACCCGTGGCTGGGGCGCGGTGGCTGCCGGGAGCCGTGGGGAGAGCCCCTGGTCCCCCCACGCTGCGCCGTCCCGGGGCAGCTTACGCAGCATCTCCTCTCGGaagaggctggtgctgctgcgGTACCTCTGGCCCtccaggctcagccccaggccCCGCTGGCTGCGGCCGGCGCGGGGGTCGGTGCCGATGTCCACGGTGAGGTTGGTGTAGAGCGGGTGCAGGTGCTTGGCCAGCAGCGTGTAGGTGAGCGAGTTCATCCCGTCCTGCGTCCACATCCGCTGCGTGCGGATCAGCAGGTCGAACCTGGGGGCAGGCGGGACGGGGAGCATCAGCGCCGAGCCTCTGCAGAACCCCGCCCcggccccctcccagccccacaaCCTGTGGGGATTCTCCTCGTTGCCTTTATCACTCTTGTGCTTCACCATCTTGTAGTGGCCGACGGAGACGGGCGGGCGGGCGATCTTCATCCCGGCCAGGCGCACCCTGCGGAGCAGCCGCCGCGTGGCcgggggtgccaggggggacACAGCCTGTGGCCCCTCCAGCGTGGCAGCAGCGGCCCCCCAGGGACACAGACACCAGGGCAAGGCCCCACAACACCCTACCTGGTGGCGATGTCGTCGTcctccccgccccagccccaGTACTCGTTGGGGAAACCGTTGATCTTCATGTACTGGTCGGGGGTGAGAGCCGAGACCCCTCCAAAGTACTGGGGGTACGGAAGGCTGCGGGAGGAGGGGGCAGGGACTGAGCCAGGGCCGGTCCCTGGCTCCCGGCCGCCCTCCCAGGCCACCATCACCCACCTGTATCCGAACTTGTTCATGGCGATGGAGACGTGCTTGGGGTTCCAGGGGTCACAGGTGTAGAGGTTGTGGTCGTTCTCGGGGATGAGGTCGACATCGTGGAGGAACAGACAATCCCACTCCTCATCCTTCAGCGCCTCCTTCACCCCCACGTTCAGCAGCTTGGCCCGGTTGAAGGTGGCATTGCCGGCCTGCGGGGAGCGGCGGCTGCAGCGGCGGCCACGGCGCACccagggcccagagcagccGCTGCCGAAGCCTCGGGCGCCTGGCACAGCCCCCGCGGTGCTGCACTCACCTGGTGCACGACGTAGATGCCGTACTGGAGCTGCTGGCGCTGCAGGAAGGGGTGCAGGTAGTAGAGGAGGTGCCCCAGGTGTGTCTCGCGGTTGCGGTGCGGGATGATGATGGCGGTGCGGGACCGGGGCTCGCACGTGGGTGGTTGGTACCGGCCGCCCTCCTGCACCGCCGGGTTCTTCGCACGGatctgctccagcgtgggcacCCGGCTGAAGCTCACGGTCAGCGGGCCGACTGCacgggtgggggggggggaggcaaCGATGGCACCGGGGGAGCGAGTCCGCAGCCCCGGAGGCCGCTCCCCCCCACATCCCCACATCTGCCCTGGCCGGTCCGTGCGGGCTGGAGCCGCGGGGCCGCTCCTTCCCCCGGTCCCAGCCCCGTCCCGGGTCTCCCCCCGCCCGCCGGCTCACCGAGGAAGGGCGATCGCTCGGGGCAGAAGGGCAGCGGCTGCGCGGGGTCGCGGCGGGCGGGCTGCGCGGGCAGCAGGCGGCTCAGGTTGGCGTACACGTCGTGCGTGCGCGAGTAGTCGAAGACGGGCCCGGCGGCGCGGCCGAAGAGCGACGTGAGGTTGCGGAAGCCGCCCAGGGAGAAGTAGGCGACGAAGGCGAACTGGCAGCCGACCAGCAGGGCCAGTG
It encodes:
- the B4GALT3 gene encoding beta-1,4-galactosyltransferase 3; the protein is MLRRLLERPCTLALLVGCQFAFVAYFSLGGFRNLTSLFGRAAGPVFDYSRTHDVYANLSRLLPAQPARRDPAQPLPFCPERSPFLVGPLTVSFSRVPTLEQIRAKNPAVQEGGRYQPPTCEPRSRTAIIIPHRNRETHLGHLLYYLHPFLQRQQLQYGIYVVHQAGNATFNRAKLLNVGVKEALKDEEWDCLFLHDVDLIPENDHNLYTCDPWNPKHVSIAMNKFGYSLPYPQYFGGVSALTPDQYMKINGFPNEYWGWGGEDDDIATRVRLAGMKIARPPVSVGHYKMVKHKSDKGNEENPHRFDLLIRTQRMWTQDGMNSLTYTLLAKHLHPLYTNLTVDIGTDPRAGRSQRGLGLSLEGQRYRSSTSLFREEMLRKLPRDGAAWGDQGLSPRLPAATAPQPRVGNGTGNPPAPGITQRSPEAAMEGDAQAGHSAGRAVAQEEPGTLPSRGDNQSLPQATH